In one window of Branchiostoma lanceolatum isolate klBraLanc5 chromosome 15, klBraLanc5.hap2, whole genome shotgun sequence DNA:
- the LOC136421074 gene encoding uncharacterized protein, translated as MIEVRSLGMMCIPVSLAAFYIVGGTASFNTTVFLPENARVGTIVARHNTSLQLAWTYRLLDDGNDYERFQIAESQGAVEVANPLDYQIRSTYQLKILLSNERNFTESTALWSLTVHVLDVSGYPPYYNKTCETPERSSGLPRLVEFTDYIVDISTSIGFTYKDSGDIVNIKKRRIYYNVENDRCEVNFTFGVSHAKDVGYMHNLWKSYYRNLTWYSEEGQNKASVFLADRISAAGADKMIFMDFEELLDSGRLDPAWITDPDYRYFILVSLGVLKTATPVTFKVALTNVMAPSPYGNSNVTVQIVAKLAGCPHGKFGAHCDKNCTCKNDARCHGFNGACLCAPGWKGVACDIPTPAVAIDVRPDGDMYITGNASLQCRPVHVNVSSMTWWFRSFRNNSSRVSIQTSPNFSISRILPETNGVYTCEAGTSDGQTLERNYVLEVTECPPGLHGERCDRPCDCLHDVGCDRWTGCVCEAGWIGSTCNTSCPSGRFGTNCEQPCRCENVAECNPFNGTCICPPDLAGKYCEGKQTSPVYGAHKISLYFTILVFIVPFIVVIFACIRRKRKLLKEQLQEPVHEELQPLGVNQQLNLAASLVPWERDPRYLTLGELVGIGTFGHVVEGTLQIPGELPVRVAIKTVYPEVNQANVRADFCREMDTLVHLFDESLHTQNDEKVMHPNIIQLYGVVTLSDPKRIILEFAPHGDLQTYLNRLRENTNASKWATLFGLAIDVSKALQELERVKIVHRDVAARNVVITDQMVAKLSDFGLARDVYTNTVYERTNHHGRDELLPLKWMALESIRYGVYTYQSDVWSFGVMLWEIASLGEEPRYPGPFRPDCCQMVNILRQGNRLEKPEQCSIDLYRLMCQCWCDVPGYRPSAAQLEERLADLVEEMEDGVQADDCVDHRVVVMETTNVLMAVCFNHLRFPILQATAMIGLWSLGMMCLPFSLVLFSMDRGMAHFNTTVLVPENATVGTVVARHNTSLQLARTYRLLDDGNDYERFQIAESLGAVEVANPLDYQIQSTYQLKILIENERNVNFTKHTTLWNLTVHVLDVSGYPSYYNKTCETPERSSGLSRLVEFTDYVVNISTSIGLTYKDSSDIVNIKKRRMYYDVENDRCEVNFTYGMTHAKDVGFMHHFWMNYYRNLTQYSEEGQNKLSLIVVDRFSFRGEDILIFMDFEELIVSGRLDPTWITNTDYRYFFLVSLGVLKTATPVTFKVALTNVMAPSPYGNSNASGQIVAKLAGCPHGKYGAHCDRNCTCKNDARCHGFNGACLCAPGWKGVACDIPTPAVAIDVRPKGNMYITGNVSLQCRPVHVNVSSMTWWFLSSRNNSSKVFIQTSPNFFISPILPETNGVYTCEAGTSDGQTLERNYVLEVTECPPGLHGERCDRPCDCLHNVGCDRWTGCVCEAGWTGSTCDTSCSSGKFGANCEQQCRCENGAECNPFNGTCICPPDLTGEYCEGKQRSPVHGAHKTSLYFTMFVFILPVVTVVIFSGIVIGRKRKFERKHLQQRVHEELQPPGVNQQLNLAETFVPWERDPRCLTLGELVGIGTFGHVVEGTLQLPGEMQVRVAIKTVDSKLSQQGNVHADFCREMDILVHLFEESLNIQNDDKVMHPNIIRLFGVVTLSDPKRIILEFAPHGDLQTYLTRFRENTNAVNWATLLGFAVDVSKALQELERVKIVHRDVAARNVVITDQMVAKLSDFGLARDVYTNTVYERTNHHGRDELLPLKWMALESIRYGVYTCQSDVWSFGVMLWEIASLGEEPRYPGPFRPDCCQMVNMLRQGNRMEKPEQCSIDLYRLMCQCWCDVPDDRPTAAQLEKRLANLVENMEDGVQAHGGADHRVFVWETTV; from the exons ATGATCGAAGTACGATCCCTCGGCATGATGTGCATTCCAGTCAGCCTTGCTGCATTCTACATTGTTGGAGGTACAGCGTCTTTCAACACAACAGTGTTTCTTCCCGAAAACGCCCGAGTAGGAACAATCGTTGCCCGTCACAACACTTCCCTACAGCTGGCATGGACATACAGACTACTTGATGATGGTAATGACTACGAGAGGTTTCAGATAGCAGAAAGTCAAGGTGCTGTTGAAGTTGCCAATCCTTTGGATTATCAAATACGGTCGACTTATCAACTGAAAATCCTACTAAGCAACGAACGCAACTTCACTGAAAGCACTGCACTTTGGAGCCTGACTGTTCATGTGTTGGACGTCTCTGGATACCCTCCATACTACAACAAGACATGTGAAACCCCTGAAAGATCCTCTGGTCTTCCTCGATTAGTAGAGTTTACTGATTACATAGTAGATATCTCAACAAGTATTGGATTTACATATAAAGACTCGGGCGATATTGTCAACATCAAGAAACGTAGAATATACTATAACGTGGAAAACGACAGATGTGAGGTGAACTTTACATTCGGAGTAAGCCATGCCAAAGATGTGGGATATATGCATAATTTGTGGAAGAGTTACTACAGAAATCTGACATGGTACTCGGAGGAAGGGCAAAACAAGGCGTCGGTTTTTTTAGCTGACAGGATTTCAGCGGCCGGGGCAGATAAAATGATCTTTATGGACTTCGAGGAACTCCTTGATTCCGGACGTTTGGATCCAGCGTGGATCACTGATCCGGACTACAGGTATTTCATTCTTGTCAGCCTTGGCGTACTTAAGACAGCTACGCCTGTCACCTTTAAAGTAGCATTAACAAACGTGATGGCTCCAAGTCCGTACGGAAACTCAAATGTCACAGTCCAAATTGTTGCCAAATTAGCTGGTTGTCCACATGGCAAATTCGGCGCACATTGTGACAAAAACTGCACATGTAAGAACGACGCCCGGTGTCATGGCTTCAACGGGGCCTGTCTGTGTGCTCCTGGTTGGAAGGGTGTGGCATGCGATATACCAACTCCGGCAGTCGCTATTGACGTCCGACCCGACGGAGACATGTATATAACAGGGAATGCTTCCCTACAATGCCGTCCTGTCCATGTCAATGTCTCGTCCATGACGTGGTGGTTTCGGTCATTTCGCAACAACAGTTCCAGAGTCTCTATCCAGACTTCCCCTAACTTTTCCATCAGTCGTATTCTACCAGAGACCAACGGTGTGTACACGTGTGAAGCCGGTACATCTGACGGACAAACACTCGAGAGAAACTACGTTTTAGAGGTGACGGAATGTCCTCCCGGTCTTCACGGGGAGCGTTGTGACAGGCCGTGCGACTGTCTACATGACGTTGGTTGTGACCGTTGGACGGGGTGTGTATGTGAGGCCGGTTGGATAGGCTCCACTTGCAACACATCCTGTCCTTCAGGACGATTCGGAACAAATTGCGAGCAGCCATGCCGATGTGAAAACGTCGCGGAGTGCAACCCTTTCAACGGTACCTGCATTTGTCCACCGGACCTGGCCGGAAAATACTGCGAAGGGAAGCAAACAAGTCCAGTTTATGGGGCACACAAAATTTCTCTGTATTTTACTATCCTTGTTTTCATCGTTCCTTTTATTGTTGTGATATTTGCGTGtatcagaagaaaaagaaaacttctaAAGGAACAACTTCAAGAACCAGTTCATGAGGAACTACAGCCTCTTGGCGTCAATCAACAACTAAACTTGGCAGCGTCGTTAGTGCCATGGGAACGAGACCCTCGGTACCTGACCCTTGGTGAATTAGTAGGGATTGGTACATTCGGCCATGTTGTGGAAGGAACCTTGCAAATACCCGGAGAACTGCCCGTAAGAGTCGCTATCAAAACGGTTTACCCCGAAGTCAACCAGGCTAATGTCCGTGCGGACTTTTGTCGCGAGATGGACACACTAGTCCATCTTTTCGACGAATCATTGCACACACAGAATGATGAGAAAGTCATGCATCCAAATATCATTCAGTTGTACGGTGTGGTTACCCTGTCTGATCCGAAGAGGATAATACTAGAATTCGCCCCTCACGGAGACCTTCAGACGTATCTGAACAGACTCAGAGAAAACACCAACGCCTCGAAGTGGGCCACTCTATTCGGCTTAGCCATCGATGTGTCTAAGGCTCTACAGGAGTTAGAGCGTGTCAAAATCGTCCATCGTGACGTGGCCGCCCGGAACGTGGTCATCACAGACCAAATGGTCGCTAAGCTGTCAGACTTCGGTTTGGCCCGAGACGTCTACACCAACACTGTGTACGAGCGAACCAACCATCACGGGCGGGATGAGTTACTaccgctgaagtggatggcgctggagtcTATCCGGTATGGGGTGTACACCTATCAGAGTGACGTGTGGTCGTTTGGTGTCATGTTGTGGGAGATTGCGAGTCTAGGAGAAGAGCCGCGCTACCCCGGCCCATTCCGACCAGACTGTTGTCAGATGGTGAACATATTGAGGCAAGGAAACCGACTGGAGAAACCTGAGCAATGCTCTATCGACCTGTACAGGCTGATGTGTCAGTGCTGGTGTGATGTTCCTGGCTACAGACCGAGTGCTGCTCAACTTGAAGAAAGACTTGCGGATCTGGTTGAGGAAATGGAAGATGGAGTCCAAGCAGATGATTGTGTTGATCACCGTGTGGTCGTCATGGAAACTACT AATGTACTGATGGCTGTTTGTTTCAACCACCTCAGAtttcctattctccaagcaacgGCAATGATCGGGCTCTGGTCCTTAGGCATGATGTGCCTTCCATTCAGTCTCGTTTTATTCTCCATGGATAGGGGTATGGCGCATTTCAATACAACCGTCCTTGTTCCCGAAAACGCCACAGTAGGAACAGTCGTTGCCCGTCACAACACTTCCCTACAGCTGGCAAGGACATACAGACTGCTTGATGATGGTAATGACTACGAGAGGTTTCAGATAGCAGAAAGTCTTGGTGCTGTTGAAGTTGCCAATCCATTGGATTATCAGATACAGTCAACTTATCAACTGAAAATCCTAATAGAAAACGAACGCAACGTCAACTTCACTAAACACACGACACTTTGGAACCTGACTGTTCATGTGTTGGACGTGTCTGGATACCCTTCATACTACAACAAGACATGTGAAACCCCTGAAAGATCCTCTGGTCTTTCTCGATTGGTAGAGTTTACTGATTACGTAGTAAATATCTCAACAAGCATTGGACTTACATATAAAGACTCGAGCGATATTGTCAACATCAAGAAACGTAGAATGTACTATGACGTGGAAAACGACAGATGTGAGGTGAACTTTACATACGGAATGACCCATGCTAAAGATGTCGGATTTATGCATCATTTTTGGATGAACTATTACAGAAATCTGACGCAGTACTCGGAGGAAGGGCAAAACAAGCTGTCGCTTATTGTAGTTGACAGGTTTTCGTTTCGCGGGGAAGACATACTGATCTTTATGGACTTCGAGGAACTCATCGTTTCTGGACGTTTGGATCCGACGTGGATCACTAATACAGACTACAGGTATTTCTTTCTTGTCAGCCTTGGCGTACTTAAGACAGCTACGCCTGTCACATTTAAAGTGGCATTAACAAACGTGATGGCTCCAAGTCCGTACGGAAACTCAAATGCTTCAggtcaaattgttgccaaactAGCTGGTTGTCCACATGGCAAATACGGCGCACATTGTGACAGAAACTGCACATGTAAGAACGACGCCCGGTGTCATGGCTTCAACGGAGCCTGTCTGTGCGCTCCTGGTTGGAAGGGTGTGGCATGTGATATACCAACCCCGGCAGTCGCTATTGACGTTCGACCCAAAGGAAACATGTACATAACTGGGAATGTTTCCCTACAATGTCGCCCTGTCCATGTCAATGTCTCGTCCATGACGTGGTGGTTTCTGTCATCTCGCAACAACAGTTCCAAAGTTTTTATCCAAACTTCTCCTAACTTTTTCATCAGCCCTATTCTACCAGAGACCAACGGTGTGTACACGTGTGAAGCCGGCACATCTGACGGACAAACACTCGAGAGAAACTACGTTTTAGAGGTGACGGAATGTCCTCCCGGTCTTCACGGGGAGCGGTGTGACAGACCGTGCGACTGTCTACACAACGTTGGTTGTGACCGTTGGACGGGGTGTGTATGTGAGGCCGGTTGGACAGGCTCTACCTGTGACACGTCTTGCTCTTCAGGAAAATTCGGGGCCAACTGCGAACAACAATGCCGATGTGAAAACGGCGCGGAGTGCAACCCTTTCAACGGTACTTGCATCTGTCCACCGGACCTTACCGGAGAATACTGCGAAGGGAAGCAAAGAAGTCCAGTTCATGGGGCACACAAGACGTCATTATATTTTACTATGTTTGTTTTCATCCTTCCTGTTGTTACTGTTGTGATATTTTCTGGTATAGTTAtcggaagaaaaagaaaatttgaaagaaaacatcTTCAACAACGAGTTCATGAGGAACTACAGCCTCCTGGCGTCAATCAACAACTAAACTTGGCAGAGACTTTTGTACCATGGGAACGAGACCCTCGGTGCTTGACCCTTGGTGAGTTAGTTGGGATTGGCACATTTGGCCATGTTGTGGAAGGAACCTTACAATTGCCTGGAGAAATGCAGGTAAGAGTCGCTATCAAAACTGTGGATTCCAAACTCAGCCAGCAGGGTAATGTCCATGCGGACTTCTGTCGCGAGATGGACATACTGGTCCATCTTTTTGAAGAATCCTTAAACATACAGAATGATGATAAAGTCATGCACCCAAATATCATTCGGTTGTTTGGCGTGGTCACCCTGTCTGATCCGAAGAGGATAATACTAGAATTCGCCCCTCACGGAGACCTTCAGACGTATCTGACCAGATTCAGAGAAAACACCAACGCGGTGAACTGGGCTACTCTGCTCGGCTTCGCCGTCGATGTGTCTAAGGCTCTACAGGAGTTAGAGCGCGTCAAAATCGTCCATCGTGACGTGGCCGCCCGGAACGTTGTCATCACAGACCAAATGGTCGCTAAGCTGTCAGACTTCGGTTTGGCCCGAGACGTCTACACCAACACTGTGTACGAGCGCACCAACCACCACGGGCGGGATGAGTTACTaccgctgaagtggatggcgctggagtcTATCCGGTATGGGGTGTACACCTGTCAGAGTGACGTGTGGTCATTTGGTGTCATGTTGTGGGAGATTGCGAGTCTAGGAGAGGAGCCTCGCTACCCCGGCCCTTTCCGACCAGACTGTTGTCAGATGGTGAACATGTTGAGGCAAGGAAACCGTATGGAGAAGCCTGAGCAATGCTCTATCGACCTGTACAGGCTGATGTGTCAGTGCTGGTGTGATGTTCCTGACGACAGACCGACTGCTGCTCAACTTGAAAAAAGACTCGCGAATCTGGTTGAGAACATGGAAGATGGAGTCCAAGCACATGGTGGTGCTGACCACCGTGTGTTCGTCTGGGAAACTACTGTATGA
- the LOC136420459 gene encoding uncharacterized protein, with translation MICPRASGMLYFQISLVAFSLVGGTSSFNTIVFVPENARVGTTVAHHSASQQLGETYRLLAGNDYERFRIAGSQGVIKVANPLDYQIQSTYQLQILIGIGRDFAENTTLWNLTVHVLDVSGYPPYYNKTCETPERSSGIPRLVELTNYLLNISTSTGIKITDTTDIVNVKKRSVYFSLANDKCKVNMTVGIHHLQDVANAHVFFKAGFNYLYSGEGDNNVSVILIDRSITRDQGYQEVVAPMMFSELVASKSFNPIWIDDERYRYFLFFRLGALKTATPVTSKVTLTNIMASSPYGKGNFTINITFRLAGCPHGKYGAYCDKNCTCKNDARCHGFNGACLCAPGWKGVACDIPTPAVAIDVRPEGNMYITGNISLQCRSVHVNVTSLTWWFQSSRNNSSKVFIQTSPNFSISPILPETNGVYTCEAGTPVGQTLETNYVLEVTECPPGLHGKRCDRLCDCLHDVGCDRWTGCVCEAGWTGPTCDTSCSSGKFGTNCEQQCRCENGAECNPFNGTCICPPDRKGEYCEGKQRSTVKTAHKTSLYLTMLVFTLPVVVVIFACIVKRRKRKSLRKQGQEPVHEELQPLGVNQQLNLAASLIPWERDPRHLTLGDLVGIGTFGHVVEGTFQIPGELPVKVAIKTVYPEVNQDNVNADFCREMDILVHLFDKSLHKQEDEKVMHPNIVQLYGVVTLTDPKRIILEFAPHGNLQTYLTRLRVNTNAVNWATLLGFAVDVSKALQELERVKIVHRDVAARNVVITDQMVAKLSDFGLARDVYTNTVYERTNHHGRDELLPLKWMALESLRDGSYTCQSDVWSFGVMLWEIASLGEEPRYPGPFRPNCCQMVKILRQGNRMEKPEQCSIDLYRLMCQCWCSAPDHRPTAAQLEERLAELVDEIEDVIVDYLTQWETTV, from the coding sequence ATGATTTGTCCAAGAGCCTCTGGCATGTTGTATTTTCAAATCAGCCTTGTTGCATTCTCCTTGGTTGGAGGTACATCGTCTTTCAATACAATAGTGTTTGTTCCGGAAAACGCCCGAGTAGGAACAACTGTTGCCCATCACAGCGCTTCCCAGCAGTTGGGAGAGACATACAGACTTCTTGCCGGTAATGACTATGAGAGGTTTCGGATAGCAGGAAGTCAAGGTGTAATTAAAGTTGCAAATCCTTTGGATTATCAAATACAGTCGACTTATCAACTACAAATCCTGATAGGCATCGGACGCGACTTCGCTGAAAACACTACACTCTGGAACCTGACTGTTCATGTGTTGGACGTGTCTGGATACCCTCCATACTACAACAAGACATGTGAAACCCCTGAAAGATCCTCTGGTATTCCTCGATTGGTAGAGTTAACTAATTATTTACTTAACATCTCAACGAGCACTGGAATAAAGATCACAGACACGACTGATATTGTAAATGTGAAAAAACGTTCAGTATACTTTAGTCTTGCAAACGACAAATGCAAAGTGAACATGACGGTCGGGATCCATCATCTCCAAGATGTAGCAAATGctcatgtttttttcaaagctgGCTTCAATTATCTGTACTCTGGGGAAGGAGACAACAACGTGTCAGTAATTCTGATTGACAGAAGTATAACTAGAGATCAAGGTTATCAAGAAGTCGTGGCGCCTATGATGTTTTCCGAACTTGTtgcttctaaaagtttcaatcCTATATGGATTGATGACGAAAGATACAGGTACTTTCTATTCTTCAGACTTGGCGCACTTAAGACAGCTACGCCTGTGACATCCAAAGTGACATTGACGAACATAATGGCTTCAAGTCCGTACGGAAAGGGAAACTTTACAATCAATATAACATTCAGACTTGCAGGTTGTCCACATGGCAAATACGGTGCATATTGTGATAAAAACTGCACCTGTAAGAACGACGCCCGCTGTCATGGCTTCAACGGGGCCTGTCTGTGTGCTCCTGGTTGGAAGGGTGTGGCATGCGATATACCAACCCCAGCAGTCGCTATTGACGTCCGACCCGAAGGAAACATGTATATAACTGGGAATATTTCCCTACAATGTCGTTCTGTACACGTCAATGTCACGTCTTTGACGTGGTGGTTTCAGTCATCTCGCAACAACAGTTCCAAAGTTTTTATCCAAACTTCCCCTAACTTTTCCATCAGTCCTATTCTACCAGAGACCAACGGTGTGTACACGTGTGAAGCCGGTACACCTGTCGGACAAACACTCGAGACAAACTACGTTTTAGAGGTGACGGAATGTCCTCCCGGTCTTCACGGAAAGCGGTGTGACAGGCTGTGCGACTGTCTACATGACGTTGGTTGTGACCGTTGGACGGGGTGTGTATGTGAGGCCGGTTGGACAGGCCCTACCTGTGACACGTCTTGCTCTTCAGGAAAATTCGGGACAAATTGCGAACAACAATGCCGATGTGAAAACGGCGCGGAGTGTAACCCTTTCAACGGAACTTGTATCTGTCCACCGGACCGGAAAGGAGAATACTGCGAAGGGAAGCAAAGAAGTACAGTTAAAACTGCTCACAAGACTTCACTATATCTTACTATGCTTGTGTTCACCctacctgttgttgttgtgatatTTGCTTGtatagttaaaagaagaaaaagaaaatctcTAAGGAAACAAGGTCAAGAACCAGTTCATGAGGAACTACAGCCTCTTGGCGTCAATCAACAACTAAACTTGGCAGCGTCATTAATCCCATGGGAACGAGACCCTCGGCACTTGACCCTTGGTGACTTAGTCGGGATTGGCACATTCGGCCATGTTGTAGAAGGAACCTTCCAAATACCTGGAGAACTGCCGGTAAAAGTCGCTATCAAAACGGTTTACCCCGAAGTCAACCAGGATAATGTCAATGCGGACTTTTGTCGCGAGATGGACATACTGGTCCATCTTTTCGACAAATCATTGCACAAACAGGAAGATGAAAAAGTCATGCACCCAAATATCGTTCAGTTGTACGGCGTGGTCACCCTGACTGATCCGAAGAGGATAATACTAGAATTCGCCCCTCACGGAAACCTTCAGACGTATCTGACCAGACTCAGAGTAAACACCAACGCGGTGAACTGGGCTACTCTGCTCGGCTTCGCCGTCGATGTGTCTAAGGCTCTACAGGAGTTAGAACGGGTCAAAATCGTCCATCGTGACGTGGCCGCCCGGAACGTGGTCATCACAGACCAAATGGTTGCCAAGCTGTCAGACTTCGGGTTAGCCCGAGATGTCTACACCAACACTGTGTACGAGCGCACCAACCACCACGGTCGGGATGAGTTACTaccgctgaagtggatggcgctggagtcTCTCCGGGATGGGTCGTACACCTGTCAGAGTGACGTGTGGTCGTTTGGTGTCATGTTGTGGGAGATTGCGAGCCTAGGAGAGGAGCCGCGCTACCCTGGCCCTTTCCGGCCAAATTGTTGTCAGATGGTGAAGATATTGAGGCAAGGAAACCGTATGGAGAAGCCTGAGCAATGTTCCATAGACCTGTACAGGCTGATGTGTCAGTGTTGGTGTAGTGCTCCCGACCACAGACCAACTGCTGCTCAACTTGAAGAAAGACTTGCGGAATTGGTTGATGAGATTGAAGACGTTATTGTAGACTATTTGACGCAGTGGGAAACTACTGTATGA
- the LOC136420460 gene encoding extracellular tyrosine-protein kinase PKDCC-like: MVRQRRLHHGHKRKLSFIIPLLLVYVLVSAFLDLTYSGYMLNHMKRITTPTTTEETNVTKLLWEGLSRLDRLDQQRANLSKELKNIAKLANVSEEAIGPWISQLQPMRIADTPGNQTALLTCQDIAEIRISHPMGRGVTKVVELGNYRGSGVAVKRVLSTVKDVKECTKSIERGRWNKCFIFPNYKLLKEILLLQQLKHSNIVQLLGYCVQSEETGENLADHGVVSVTEMGTRFHVGRARKMDWKIRLKIAIDLASLLDYLEHSPMGSLLMADFKVEQFVWVGGKVKLTDLDDVSNVERKCIVDSDCRIDRRDVGIPCAYGSCQGLNAKHNMNGAYKTVLRHLLVHAGTEETTLREELRSMSISAASLHSRLLQLLDKELTLDSPTKT; this comes from the exons ATGGTCCGACAACGTAGACTTCATCACGGCCACAAAAGGAAACTTTCTTTCATTATCCCTCTGCTTCTTGTGTACGTTCTAGTCTCTGCGTTTCTCGATTTGACCTATTCGGGGTACATGTTAAATCACATGAAAAGAATTACAACACCAACAACAACAGAGGAGACAAATGTGACGAAACTTTTGTGGGAGGGGTTGTCTCGGCTTGACCGATTGGACCAACAGCGGGCCAATCTAAGCAAAGAGTTAAAAAACATCGCAAAGTTAGCGAATGTGTCGGAGGAGGCGATTGGTCCCTGGATATCACAGCTTCAACCAATGAGAATCGCAGACACTCCCGGTAATCAAACCGCGCTTCTTACTTGCCAGGATATCGCGGAAATTAGAATAAGTCATCCAATGGGAAGAGGTGTTACGAAAGTTGTTGAACTGGGGAATTACAGAGGCAGTGGAGTCGCCGTAAAGCGCGTACTGTCGACTGTGAAAGACGTGAAAGAGTGTACTAAGTCGATCGAGCGTGGCAGATGgaacaaatgttttatttttcccaACTACAAGCTGTTGAAGGAGATCTTGTTGCTTCAGCAGCTGAAACACTCAAACATCGTGCAG CTCCTTGGGTACTGTGTGCAAAGTGAAGAAACTGGCGAAAATTTGGCAGACCATGGCGTTGTGTCCGTCACAGAAATGGGCACTAGATTTCACGTAGGAAGGGCGCGCAAAATGGACTGGAAAATACGACTGAAG ATTGCTATCGACCTAGCGAGTCTGCTGGACTATCTGGAGCACTCCCCGATGGGTTCTCTTCTCATGGCGGACTTCAAGGTCGAACAGTTcgtgtgggtggggggcaagGTCAAGTTGACGGACCTGGATGACGTCAGCAACGTGGAACGGAAGTGCATAGTAGACTCGGATTGCCGGATAGATAGAAGGGATGTTG GTATTCCTTGTGCTTATGGTTCATGTCAAGGACTCAACGCCAAACACAACATGAACGGAGCCTATAAGACGGTATTGCGACACCTACTGGTTCACGCTGGAACTGAG GAGACTACCTTGAGAGAAGAACTGAGAAGCATGAGCATAAGCGCCGCCTCGCTACACTCAAGATTACTGCAGCTGCTGGACAAGGAGCTTACTCTGGACAGTCCGACTAAAACGTAG